From Tiliqua scincoides isolate rTilSci1 chromosome 2, rTilSci1.hap2, whole genome shotgun sequence, the proteins below share one genomic window:
- the NUDT12 gene encoding NAD-capped RNA hydrolase NUDT12 — MADFQGNPKQQLISELHNFAAVGDKVRLTTLLSHSPSLINETAENGWTALMYAVRNGHFEIVQALLERGCDRSVTNRSNQTALDIATFWGYKSIANLLANVKGGLEPLLQSSEIREHENYFCRTFLDRKSEKRVDSKWLDMKQKDPTTVYVLFTNLSPLATSDGSDSSSQYPKVKLHRLYYKDVKEYLEHPETVTLIFLGLEIPVKSDSLPARNENEPNEDECNGLAAWFALSIDKPTAERFIQEHQNCYFLQPPMPALLHFSENEAGVVAQARSALAWDSRYQFCPTCGSATKLEDGGYRKACLKGDCPSHQGIHNTCYPRVDPVVIMQVIHPDGNHCLLGRKKRFPSGMFSCLAGFVEPGETIENAVRREVEEESGVKVGHVQYVSCQPWPMPSSLMIGCIAVAVSTEIKVDNIEIEDARWFSREQIVEILNTRNQSAFFIPPHQAIAHQLIKHWIGMNASL; from the exons ATGGCAGATTTTCAAGGGAATCCAAAGCAACAATTGATTTCTGAGCTTCACAATTTTGCTGCTGTTGGAGACAAGGTCAGGCTTACAACACTGCTCAGTCATTCTCCATCCCTTATCAATGAAACTGCTGAAAATGGTTGGACAGCCTTGATGTATGCAGTTCGGAATGGGCACTTTGAAATTGTGCAGGCTCTTCTGGAAAGGGG GTGTGACAGGTCCGTGACAAATAGATCAAACCAGACTGCACTGGACATTGCTACGTTTTGGGGCTATAAGAGCATAGCTAATTTATTAGCAAATGTGAAGGGTGGACTGGAGCCATTACTCCAGTCCAGTGAAATCAGAGAGCACGAAAACTATTTTTGCAGAACGTTTCTGGATAGAAAGAGTGAGAAAAGGGTAGATTCTAAATGGCTAGACATGAAACAGAAAGACCCAACTACTGTATACGTCCTTTTTACAAATTTAAGCCCGTTAGCCACATCAGATGGTAGTGATAGTAGTTCCCAGTATCCTAAAGTTAAGCTTCATCGGCTTTACTACAAGGACGTAAAAGAATACCTGGAGCACCCTGAAACGGTCACCTTGATTTTTCTTGGACTGGAAATTCCAGTGAAAAGTGACTCCCTTCCAGCTCGGAATGAGAACGAGCCAAATGAAGATGAATGCAATGGGCTAGCTGCCTGGTTTGCTCTCAGTATAGATAAACCTACTGCTGAGAGATTTATTCAGGAGCATCAGAACTGCTATTTCCTTCAGCCACCAATGCCTGCATTGCTGCACTTTTCTGAAAATGAAGCTG GAGTCGTAGCTCAGGCAAGATCTGCTTTAGCATGGGATAGCCGGTATCAGTTCTGCCCAACATGTGGCAGTGCGACTAAGTTGGAAGATGGAGGCTACAGGAAAGCTTGCTTGAAAGGAGACTGCCCCAGCCATCAGGGAATTCACAACACGTGCTATCCGCGAGTTG ATCCTGTAGTGATCATGCAAGTAATTCATCCAGATGGTAACCATTGtcttttgggaagaaaaaaaagatttccttCAGGCATGTTTAGTTGCCTTGCTGGATTTGTGGAGCCTG GAGAGACGATTGAAAATGCTGTTCGAAGAGAAGTAGAGGAGGAGAGTGGAGTTAAAGTGGGCCATGTTCAGTATGTCTCTTGTCAACCATGGCCGATGCCCTCCTCCCTAATGATTGGATGCATAGCGGTTGCAGTGTCTACAGAAATTAAAGTTGACAACATTGAAATAGAAGATGCCCGCTGGTTCAGTAGAGAACAG ATTGTGGAAATTCTCAATACAAGGAACCAGAGTGCTTTTTTTATCCCACCACATCAAGCCATTGCACACCAGTTGATAAAGCACTGGATTGGAATGAATGCTAGTCTGTAA